A single Crateriforma conspicua DNA region contains:
- a CDS encoding ABC transporter ATP-binding protein: MNQPSPAGTPSASSLLMLDQVTVWRENTRILDRIDLDIPVGRHTAILGPNGAGKTSLLKLLVRQFYPSIDDDGTQGGVSILGRSDWPVDQLRCQMGIVSQSLEHDFLSGRSGRMSVRDVIHSGFNATMLSAFGPHMTPAMKEAADHAANSVGVDHLADRRLETLSTGERRRTLIARSLVHRPPVLVLDEPTSGLDLAARHQFLQTMLQMLPMHDLTLVLVTHALEEIAPPIGHVVLLDSGRIAFDGSKADALSSDRLSRLYRVPTTVRRDDDGWYSASVG; encoded by the coding sequence ATGAATCAGCCCAGTCCCGCCGGAACACCGTCGGCGTCGTCATTGTTAATGCTGGATCAGGTCACGGTGTGGCGTGAAAACACGCGCATCTTGGACCGGATTGATCTGGACATCCCCGTCGGTCGGCACACCGCGATTCTGGGACCCAACGGAGCGGGCAAAACGTCGTTGTTGAAACTGTTGGTCCGCCAGTTTTATCCCTCGATCGATGACGATGGGACACAGGGAGGGGTCAGCATCTTGGGCCGATCGGATTGGCCGGTGGACCAGCTGCGCTGCCAGATGGGAATCGTGTCGCAGTCGTTGGAGCATGACTTTCTGTCGGGACGCAGCGGACGCATGTCGGTTCGTGACGTGATCCACAGCGGATTCAACGCAACGATGTTGTCGGCGTTTGGACCGCACATGACGCCGGCGATGAAAGAGGCCGCGGATCATGCGGCAAACTCGGTGGGCGTGGACCACCTGGCCGACCGCCGCTTGGAAACACTGTCGACAGGGGAACGACGTCGGACCCTGATCGCACGCAGTCTGGTGCACCGACCCCCGGTACTGGTTTTGGACGAACCGACCAGCGGATTGGATCTGGCCGCGCGGCACCAATTCCTGCAAACGATGTTGCAAATGCTGCCAATGCATGACTTGACGCTGGTGCTGGTCACGCACGCCTTGGAAGAGATCGCACCGCCGATCGGTCACGTCGTCTTGCTCGATTCCGGTCGTATCGCTTTTGATGGTTCCAAGGCCGATGCGCTTTCGTCGGACCGTCTGAGTCGGTTGTATAGGGTTCCGACCACGGTGCGTCGCGATGATGACGGTTGGTATTCCGCATCGGTGGGCTAA
- a CDS encoding PSD1 and planctomycete cytochrome C domain-containing protein: MKVRNSWLSIRVAAVRGAASIVAMLGFAGLNASAVDFSHDVVPVLRQHCADCHTGDEAEGGFNFNSRSLALESGVIEAGDADASVLVERLITDDPDMRMPPPDRSRLSASEIRVLIDWIDQGVAWQAGFQFGEAKPELPLRLKSVSLPGPSGDHPIDQLVGRYFQQHEVRWPDAADDSTLLRRTMLDWVGRLPSAQETTDYLADTSPQKHTRLIQRLADDRVGYADHWLTFWNDLLRNDYEGTGFITKGRTQISGWLYQALLENRPYDQMVRQLINPPGDSSAGFINGIKWRGEVSAGQSLPIQFSQSVSQALLGINMKCASCHDSFIDRWTLGDAYSLAAVYADKPLAMYRCDKPTGAVASAAWIYPEMGEIDPQADRGARLRRLAGLMTAESNGRFSRTIVNRLWAQLMGRGLIHPTDAMQTPPWDHDLLDYLAGDFVRRGYNLQGTLRLITTSRIYRCQTVIDAGSADGEGDAFVFRGPVAKRLTAEQFVDAIGTITGQTPKKADAPVQRDADRVRASLVKADSLQRSLGRPNRDQIVTSRPSDVTTLEALTLANDPTLAQRLRQGASRLLDQYRGPSADIDGERLIDDVYLTCFARHATSRERQVVLDSLGDQPTDDGLADFLWAVIVQPEFWYVR, encoded by the coding sequence ATGAAAGTTCGCAATTCTTGGTTATCGATCCGTGTGGCCGCCGTGCGTGGGGCGGCTTCCATCGTCGCAATGTTGGGCTTCGCCGGCCTGAACGCATCGGCCGTGGATTTTTCCCACGACGTGGTTCCGGTCCTGCGACAACACTGTGCCGATTGTCACACAGGCGATGAGGCCGAAGGCGGATTCAACTTCAATTCTCGGTCATTGGCATTGGAATCCGGAGTCATTGAAGCGGGCGATGCCGATGCGTCGGTGCTGGTCGAACGTTTGATCACCGACGATCCCGACATGCGGATGCCTCCGCCGGATCGTTCGAGATTGTCGGCCAGTGAAATCCGAGTCCTGATCGACTGGATTGATCAGGGCGTTGCCTGGCAAGCCGGATTCCAGTTCGGCGAAGCGAAGCCGGAATTGCCGCTGCGTTTGAAATCCGTTTCATTGCCCGGACCATCTGGCGATCATCCCATCGATCAATTGGTCGGCCGGTATTTTCAGCAACACGAGGTTCGTTGGCCCGATGCCGCCGATGATTCCACGTTGCTGCGTCGAACGATGCTGGATTGGGTCGGGCGATTGCCGTCGGCCCAAGAGACCACCGACTACCTTGCCGACACGTCCCCACAGAAACACACACGGCTGATCCAGCGTTTGGCGGACGACCGGGTGGGATATGCGGATCATTGGCTGACGTTTTGGAACGACTTGCTGCGCAATGACTATGAGGGCACCGGGTTCATCACCAAAGGTCGCACGCAAATCAGCGGATGGCTGTACCAGGCGCTGTTGGAAAATCGTCCGTATGACCAGATGGTTCGTCAGTTGATCAACCCGCCGGGCGATTCCAGTGCCGGGTTCATCAATGGAATCAAGTGGCGTGGCGAAGTCAGCGCGGGACAGTCATTGCCGATCCAGTTTTCGCAAAGCGTGTCGCAGGCGTTGCTGGGCATCAATATGAAATGTGCGTCCTGTCATGACAGCTTCATCGACCGTTGGACGTTGGGCGACGCCTATTCGCTGGCCGCGGTTTATGCCGACAAGCCGTTGGCGATGTACCGTTGCGACAAGCCGACCGGTGCGGTGGCATCGGCGGCGTGGATCTATCCTGAAATGGGCGAAATCGATCCACAGGCCGATCGCGGGGCGCGGCTTCGCCGATTGGCGGGGCTGATGACGGCCGAATCCAATGGGCGATTTTCACGGACGATCGTCAATCGTTTGTGGGCTCAGTTGATGGGCCGGGGATTGATCCATCCCACCGATGCGATGCAGACGCCGCCTTGGGACCACGACCTGTTGGACTACTTGGCCGGCGATTTTGTGCGTCGTGGATACAATCTTCAGGGAACCCTGCGTCTGATCACGACCTCGCGAATCTATCGCTGCCAAACGGTGATCGATGCCGGTTCGGCTGACGGCGAAGGCGATGCGTTTGTGTTTCGCGGACCGGTGGCCAAGCGTTTGACGGCGGAACAGTTTGTCGACGCGATCGGGACAATCACCGGCCAGACGCCAAAGAAGGCAGACGCTCCGGTGCAACGAGATGCGGACCGTGTACGGGCGTCTTTGGTCAAGGCCGATTCGCTGCAACGGTCGCTCGGGCGTCCCAATCGTGACCAGATCGTGACGTCACGGCCGAGTGATGTGACGACATTGGAAGCCTTGACGCTTGCGAATGATCCGACGTTGGCCCAGCGTCTGCGGCAGGGCGCCAGCCGATTGCTCGATCAATATCGCGGCCCGTCAGCGGACATCGATGGGGAACGATTGATTGACGATGTGTACCTGACTTGTTTCGCACGGCATGCGACGTCGCGCGAACGCCAAGTGGTGCTTGATTCGTTGGGAGATCAGCCGACGGACGATGGCTTGGCGGATTTCTTGTGGGCCGTGATCGTTCAACCCGAATTTTGGTACGTGCGATGA
- a CDS encoding DUF1501 domain-containing protein, with translation MIQDWTQDSASMERQRQRRDFLKSLAAASAATLAAPTARALAAEHDLIDQPEPTADHCILLWMAGGMAAPETFDPKTYAPFEKGMPVDRMVSTFPAIDTAVDDIKICQGLENIAGVMDRATLIRSAVQPDLGHILHSRHQYHWHTGYVPPQTVAAPHLGAWMAKVLGPVDPVMPAFVNIGQRLEGVGEKEELKAFTTGGFFGSEFGPMNLPFPEQAAAAVAPPKGMNRRRFAERQQLFQQLLRSGPASENISDDHRESMLRSLDRAYRLLSSSKSQAFDIHAEPKDSYERYDTGRFGRGCLLARRLVEAGCRFVEVTTEYVPFLHWDTHKDGHATVDRLHQEIDRPIATLIQDLESKGLLDRTLVIVASEFSRDAIVEGVPGSTARDQATVKTESVTEPQHYGLHRHFTGGTSVVMFGGGMKKGFLYGATAPQRPLLAIENPVTVTDLHATIMRAMGISPRTGFDVEGRPFYVTRDGVGKPVMELFA, from the coding sequence ATGATTCAAGACTGGACGCAGGATTCCGCATCGATGGAACGGCAACGTCAACGACGCGACTTTTTGAAATCGTTGGCCGCCGCTTCGGCTGCGACACTGGCCGCACCGACGGCGCGTGCTTTGGCCGCCGAACATGACTTGATCGACCAACCCGAGCCAACCGCTGACCATTGCATCTTGTTGTGGATGGCGGGCGGCATGGCGGCACCGGAAACGTTTGATCCCAAGACGTATGCGCCCTTTGAAAAAGGCATGCCCGTCGACCGGATGGTCAGCACGTTTCCGGCCATCGACACGGCCGTGGACGACATCAAGATTTGCCAAGGCTTGGAGAACATCGCCGGGGTCATGGATCGTGCGACGTTGATTCGTTCGGCGGTCCAGCCGGATCTGGGACACATTTTGCATTCCCGGCACCAATACCACTGGCATACCGGTTATGTGCCGCCGCAAACCGTCGCCGCGCCGCACTTGGGGGCTTGGATGGCGAAGGTGCTGGGCCCGGTCGACCCGGTGATGCCCGCGTTCGTGAACATCGGCCAGCGTTTGGAAGGTGTGGGTGAAAAGGAAGAACTGAAAGCGTTCACGACGGGAGGATTCTTTGGCAGCGAATTTGGGCCGATGAATCTGCCGTTCCCCGAGCAGGCCGCCGCCGCGGTCGCACCGCCGAAAGGGATGAATCGTCGTCGGTTTGCCGAGCGTCAGCAGTTGTTCCAGCAATTGCTGCGCAGTGGGCCGGCAAGCGAAAACATCAGCGATGATCATCGCGAATCGATGCTGCGATCCCTGGACCGGGCGTATCGATTGCTCAGCAGTTCGAAAAGCCAAGCCTTCGACATCCACGCCGAACCCAAGGACAGTTACGAGCGCTATGACACCGGCCGATTCGGTCGCGGATGTCTGCTTGCACGTCGACTGGTCGAAGCCGGCTGTCGATTTGTGGAAGTCACGACCGAGTATGTGCCTTTCCTGCACTGGGATACTCACAAAGACGGTCACGCGACGGTGGATCGGTTGCACCAGGAAATCGACCGTCCGATCGCGACGCTGATTCAAGACTTGGAATCCAAAGGGTTGCTGGACCGCACATTGGTGATTGTGGCCAGCGAATTCAGTCGTGATGCGATCGTTGAAGGTGTCCCCGGATCGACGGCGCGCGATCAAGCGACCGTAAAAACAGAATCGGTGACCGAGCCCCAGCACTACGGGCTGCACCGCCACTTCACCGGCGGAACCAGCGTGGTCATGTTCGGCGGCGGGATGAAGAAAGGGTTTTTGTACGGCGCGACGGCCCCGCAGCGTCCGTTGCTGGCGATCGAAAACCCCGTCACCGTGACGGATCTGCACGCGACGATCATGCGTGCGATGGGAATCAGCCCGCGCACCGGATTTGATGTGGAAGGTCGTCCGTTTTATGTCACCCGCGACGGCGTGGGAAAACCGGTGATGGAATTATTCGCCTGA
- a CDS encoding SDR family NAD(P)-dependent oxidoreductase, producing MSIDQLRGKLALVTGGAGFIGSHLCDALIDVGAKVRVLDNLSTGFRTNVEHLVGREDFEFITGDASDPDVVRTAVADVDVIFHEAAMASVPRSMREPALCHAWCATSTVELLNAGQAAGVRRLVLASTSAAYGNSTFVSKRESDPVSPLSPYAAAKLASEAYCQAFYQGFGMETVVLRYFNVFGPRQDPQSEYSAVIPRFVSMILAGESPIIYGDGLQSRDFVYVGDVAKANLLAATVDGVAGGVFNVARGQRTTLLELLDTLQELLGETITPIHQPPRAGDVRDSLADVSETRNRLTFEPSVSMAEGLKRSIDYYRSVVEA from the coding sequence ATGTCTATCGATCAATTGCGGGGAAAGCTGGCTTTGGTGACCGGCGGTGCGGGCTTCATCGGTTCGCATCTGTGTGACGCGTTGATCGATGTCGGTGCCAAGGTTCGCGTGCTGGACAACTTAAGCACCGGGTTTCGCACGAACGTCGAACACTTGGTCGGTCGCGAAGATTTTGAATTCATCACCGGCGATGCGTCTGATCCGGATGTCGTTCGAACGGCCGTCGCCGATGTCGATGTGATTTTTCACGAAGCCGCGATGGCCAGTGTGCCACGCAGCATGCGGGAACCGGCCCTTTGTCACGCCTGGTGTGCGACCAGCACGGTTGAGTTGTTGAACGCCGGTCAAGCCGCGGGTGTCCGTCGATTGGTGTTGGCATCCACCAGTGCGGCGTATGGAAATTCCACGTTTGTATCGAAACGTGAATCCGATCCGGTGTCACCGCTTTCGCCCTATGCGGCGGCAAAGTTGGCGTCCGAAGCGTATTGCCAAGCCTTCTATCAAGGTTTCGGCATGGAAACCGTCGTGCTGCGATACTTCAACGTGTTCGGCCCGCGACAAGATCCGCAAAGCGAATACAGCGCCGTGATTCCACGGTTTGTTTCCATGATCCTGGCCGGTGAATCGCCGATCATCTATGGCGACGGCTTGCAGTCGCGTGACTTTGTGTACGTCGGCGACGTGGCCAAAGCCAATTTGTTGGCGGCAACGGTCGACGGGGTGGCCGGCGGCGTGTTCAACGTCGCCCGCGGACAACGGACGACGTTGTTGGAACTGTTGGACACGTTGCAAGAACTGTTGGGCGAAACGATCACGCCGATTCATCAACCGCCGCGTGCCGGCGACGTCCGTGATTCGCTGGCCGACGTGTCGGAGACGCGAAACCGTTTGACGTTCGAACCGTCGGTTTCGATGGCCGAAGGTTTGAAACGCAGCATCGATTACTACCGCAGCGTGGTGGAAGCCTAG
- the deoC gene encoding deoxyribose-phosphate aldolase, with the protein MSYTYQDIAKMIDHSLLQPFLTTDELDAGIELAKTFDVASVCIMPYYLKRCAEMLDGTTVKASTTIGFPHGGHTTAIKAAEAQKAIDDGCEELDMVVNISKVLSGDWDYVQKDIAAVIDVAHAAGQKVKVIFENCYLENDHITKLCEICGEVKADWVKTSTGYGTGGATMEDLTLMRQSSPAEVQVKAAGGVRDFPTLLQVREIGVTRVGASRTAEILNQCRQELGMPTIEAKASSGGY; encoded by the coding sequence ATGAGCTATACGTATCAAGACATCGCCAAGATGATCGACCACTCGTTGCTGCAACCGTTCTTGACCACCGACGAATTGGATGCGGGCATCGAGTTGGCCAAAACGTTCGATGTGGCCAGCGTTTGCATCATGCCTTACTACCTGAAACGCTGTGCGGAAATGCTTGACGGCACCACCGTGAAAGCGTCGACCACGATCGGGTTTCCCCACGGCGGGCACACCACGGCGATCAAAGCGGCCGAGGCGCAAAAGGCGATCGACGACGGTTGTGAAGAACTGGACATGGTCGTCAACATTTCCAAAGTCCTCAGCGGCGATTGGGACTATGTTCAAAAAGACATCGCCGCGGTGATCGACGTGGCCCATGCAGCCGGCCAGAAGGTCAAAGTCATCTTTGAAAACTGCTATCTGGAAAACGATCACATCACCAAGCTGTGTGAAATCTGTGGTGAAGTCAAAGCCGACTGGGTCAAAACATCGACCGGATACGGCACCGGCGGCGCGACGATGGAAGACCTGACACTGATGCGTCAAAGTTCCCCGGCAGAAGTCCAAGTCAAAGCGGCCGGCGGCGTTCGCGATTTTCCGACGCTGTTGCAGGTCCGCGAAATCGGTGTGACTCGCGTCGGCGCCAGCCGCACCGCGGAAATCCTGAACCAGTGTCGTCAAGAACTTGGCATGCCGACCATCGAAGCCAAGGCGTCCAGCGGCGGATACTAA
- the pheA gene encoding prephenate dehydratase: MPSDNIAAIDTQIAQLIRRRGQLVTGGDAEIDAASVDAIQRHIRSVCDALLRPTNVCFLGPQFSYSHLAAIKYFGDAAQFTPVASIAAVFDAARRDPKSRGIVPIENSTDGRVVDTLGRMIHCDVSIIGEVALPIHHNLMSKTPRGEITEIHSKPQALSQCRRWLADQMPDARLVETNSTAGAAQLAAQRPGVAAVASFEAGRQYDLNIVAKNIEDNPNNVTRFVILGHDAPMPTGNDKTSLVCQVLHQPGKLADLMTTFKTHELNMTWIESFPIPGRPNEYFFFIEFDGHRDDANVKDALEQLERQASELKILGSYQKGDPALS; this comes from the coding sequence ATGCCATCGGACAACATCGCCGCCATCGACACCCAGATCGCACAGCTGATTCGCCGCCGCGGGCAATTGGTCACCGGCGGGGATGCCGAGATCGACGCGGCGTCGGTGGACGCGATCCAGCGACACATCCGCAGCGTCTGTGATGCACTGCTGCGTCCGACCAACGTCTGTTTTTTGGGACCGCAGTTCAGCTACAGCCACTTGGCCGCCATCAAATACTTTGGCGACGCGGCCCAGTTCACCCCCGTGGCATCCATCGCCGCGGTCTTTGATGCCGCCCGCCGTGACCCGAAATCGCGGGGCATCGTCCCGATCGAAAACAGCACCGACGGTCGCGTCGTGGACACCCTGGGGCGGATGATCCATTGCGACGTTTCGATCATCGGCGAAGTCGCGTTGCCCATTCATCACAACTTGATGTCCAAGACGCCACGCGGCGAGATCACCGAAATCCACAGCAAGCCGCAAGCGTTGTCGCAGTGTCGCCGCTGGCTGGCCGACCAAATGCCCGACGCACGTTTGGTGGAAACCAACAGCACCGCAGGCGCCGCCCAATTGGCCGCCCAACGCCCCGGTGTCGCGGCGGTCGCCAGCTTCGAAGCCGGCCGACAATACGACCTGAACATCGTTGCCAAGAACATCGAAGACAATCCCAACAACGTGACACGTTTCGTCATCTTGGGACACGACGCGCCGATGCCAACCGGCAACGACAAGACATCGTTGGTTTGCCAAGTCCTTCATCAACCCGGCAAGCTGGCCGACTTGATGACGACGTTCAAAACGCACGAGCTGAACATGACCTGGATCGAATCATTCCCGATCCCCGGCCGGCCCAACGAGTACTTTTTCTTCATCGAATTTGACGGTCATCGCGATGACGCAAACGTCAAAGACGCGTTGGAACAATTGGAACGCCAGGCCAGCGAGTTGAAGATCTTGGGGTCGTACCAAAAAGGCGATCCCGCGCTTTCATGA
- the dnaK gene encoding molecular chaperone DnaK, whose product MSQGEKIIGIDLGTTNSVVAVMEGSEPKVIPNPEGNRLTPSVVAFTDKEDTIVGEPARRQAVTNPKRTVYSVKRFMGRRHSEVESEEKMVPYSISGGAGEYVKIGVGDKEYTPQEISAKVLRKLKESAESYLGHKVNKAVITVPAYFNDAQRQATKDAGQIAGLEVARIINEPTAAALAYGMDKKKDEKIIVFDLGGGTFDVSVLEVADSGDEEQESRVFQVISTSGNTHLGGDDFDEELINYVASEFQKENGIDLRNDPMALQRLQEACEKAKKELSTLPETDINLPFITMDQSGPKHLTMKITRSKFEELIDELVEKCRPSVMQALEDAGMKPSDIDEIVLVGGSTRVPKVREMVQKIFGKEPHQGVNPDEVVAVGAAIQGSVLAGDRTDVLLLDVTPLTLGIETEGGVMTALVERNTTVPAEKKNVFSTAADNQTAVTVRVFQGERKMATANRLLAEFNLEGIPPQPRGVPQIEVKFDIDQNGILNVSAKELKTGKEANIEIKDSGGLSDDDIEQMRKDAEANADEDRRQFELVEAKNKANQQVYQLEKLMKEHEDKLSDDDKAPMNQAIEKVKKVAEGDDAAAIKAATDELDAASQAFSKVLYEKAGADAGAADADPAAGASAAADNDGDDDAIDADFEVKD is encoded by the coding sequence ATGTCACAAGGCGAAAAAATCATCGGCATCGACCTCGGCACGACCAACAGCGTCGTGGCCGTGATGGAAGGCAGCGAGCCGAAGGTCATCCCCAACCCCGAAGGCAACCGGCTGACGCCCAGCGTCGTCGCGTTCACCGACAAAGAAGACACGATCGTCGGCGAACCCGCACGTCGCCAAGCGGTCACCAACCCGAAACGCACCGTGTACTCGGTCAAGCGTTTCATGGGGCGGCGACACAGCGAAGTCGAATCCGAAGAAAAGATGGTGCCGTATTCGATCTCCGGTGGCGCCGGCGAATACGTCAAGATCGGCGTCGGCGACAAGGAATACACGCCGCAAGAAATCAGCGCGAAAGTGCTTCGCAAACTGAAGGAATCGGCCGAGTCTTACTTGGGCCACAAGGTCAACAAGGCCGTCATCACGGTCCCGGCTTATTTCAATGACGCCCAACGTCAAGCCACCAAGGATGCCGGTCAAATCGCCGGTCTGGAAGTCGCACGGATCATCAACGAACCGACCGCGGCCGCCTTGGCTTATGGCATGGACAAGAAGAAGGACGAAAAGATCATCGTCTTTGACCTTGGTGGTGGTACCTTCGACGTTTCCGTTCTGGAAGTTGCCGACAGCGGTGATGAAGAACAGGAAAGCCGCGTCTTCCAAGTCATCAGCACCAGCGGTAACACGCACTTGGGCGGCGATGACTTTGACGAAGAACTGATCAACTACGTCGCGTCGGAATTCCAAAAGGAAAACGGCATCGACCTGCGTAACGATCCGATGGCCCTGCAACGGCTGCAAGAAGCCTGCGAAAAGGCCAAAAAGGAACTTAGCACGCTGCCGGAAACCGACATCAACCTGCCGTTCATCACGATGGACCAGTCGGGACCGAAGCACCTGACGATGAAGATCACGCGCAGCAAGTTCGAAGAACTGATCGACGAACTGGTCGAAAAGTGTCGCCCCTCGGTGATGCAAGCGTTGGAAGACGCCGGCATGAAACCCAGCGACATCGACGAAATCGTTCTGGTCGGTGGTAGCACCCGCGTGCCCAAGGTCCGCGAAATGGTGCAAAAGATCTTCGGCAAAGAACCACACCAAGGCGTCAACCCTGACGAAGTCGTGGCCGTCGGTGCCGCCATCCAGGGCAGCGTTTTGGCCGGTGACCGGACCGACGTTCTGTTGCTGGACGTGACCCCGCTGACCCTGGGGATCGAAACCGAAGGCGGCGTGATGACCGCTTTGGTCGAACGCAACACGACTGTTCCGGCGGAAAAGAAGAACGTCTTCAGCACCGCCGCGGACAATCAAACCGCGGTCACCGTACGTGTGTTCCAGGGCGAACGAAAGATGGCCACCGCCAACCGGTTGTTGGCCGAATTCAACTTGGAAGGCATCCCGCCGCAACCACGTGGTGTTCCGCAAATCGAAGTCAAATTCGACATCGACCAGAACGGTATCCTGAATGTATCGGCCAAGGAACTGAAGACCGGCAAGGAAGCGAACATCGAGATCAAGGACAGCGGCGGACTGAGCGACGATGACATCGAACAGATGCGCAAAGACGCCGAAGCCAACGCCGATGAAGACCGCCGTCAGTTCGAATTGGTCGAAGCGAAAAACAAGGCGAACCAGCAGGTCTATCAGCTTGAAAAACTGATGAAGGAACATGAGGACAAGCTGAGCGACGATGACAAGGCGCCGATGAATCAGGCCATCGAAAAGGTCAAGAAGGTCGCCGAAGGTGATGATGCCGCCGCGATCAAAGCCGCCACCGACGAACTGGATGCCGCCAGCCAAGCGTTCAGCAAAGTGCTGTACGAAAAGGCCGGTGCGGATGCCGGTGCCGCCGATGCGGATCCCGCCGCCGGTGCGTCAGCCGCCGCGGACAACGATGGTGACGACGACGCGATCGACGCGGATTTCGAGGTCAAGGACTGA